AGATCTGTTCGAGCAACATTTACTGGCAATGAAAAATAAAGACTGTGAACCGCTCGGCAGCGTTCGCCTGAATGGTGAGAATATCTTCGATAACTATGAGTTTTGACAACCATTTCTTAGAGCACTATTAGAGCATGATTCCAGCTGGAGAACGCTGTCGATTGGTGTGTTTGATGAGGAGAAAAGCCAACCAAGTTTGAAAATCTACAAATTTATGGAAAATGGACGAAACAGACTTCATgttcatatttatttatttcttccAATGTTCTCCTCCAGCAGGGTATTTATGGCCTCACGGGTTCACAAAAAAATTTCTTATCTAACATGGCTTATCTAATGTTACAATAACTTTAAATTAGTTGTTATAAGGATATTATGTATATTTGCATCGCAGGCAGCCTATTAGATAGGATTTATACGTAAACGCAGGTTGGCAGCACAGTTCGCTCACTGACACGGGCTGGCTGCTGTGGCGCATTTAAATTCGAGCTCtaatttaaattcaaatttgaaAGGTGTTTTCCGATAATTTTAttggaataaataaattgtCCTCTTACCTTGCAACTCAACTTTGTATTAtcttaaaaaacaaaaacttcaCTCGAACTCCCCTTGACCTTTGAATAAAGTGCAATTAAAATTAACTTTTACAACTCGACCttcgtttttatttatatttttatggTAAAATTATTCAATTTAATACAGAAAttagaacaaaaaaaaacggatTCTTCATAATGTAAGACACGCATTAATAAGTACAGTTAATAAATTAAACAGTAGCGTATAATTTGGCTAAACTAACTGTGAGCAGCAGGTGAAACCAGGTTAATTATTTTATGTTGGTAGTATTCTAAATATAGACACAGAATCAGCGCGAACAGGGGTCGTTTATTTCGAGAATACACTGAAAGAAGTCGGTGAGGCGCTTCTCCAAATGTAGTTTGGAAATAAATGCAAtctaaaatttaaatttaaaaacctAACCATTCTGGTTTCAGTTTTtacttttgtttatttttagtatttaCACAAAAGGTTTTACAAAGATTAGTTAattcttttgtttttgcttttttaaCACATTTTGGCGTTGCAGCTGGCAAACTTTGAGTTTGGCAAACACAATTTTCCACACTTATAAATGTATTTCAAAAAACATCTTTCGTAATTTAGTGAAAAGCGCCAACAATCttcaagaaaagaaaaaaaaaagagaactcTAGAGTAGCACCTataaattttgtttgtttgctatTATTGTTGTTATATAGCTGCTGGCTAGAGGGCGTGgcagtatatatgtatgtatgtataggaCAGCTTCTCTGTGGGCAGCATTTCAATTAATTtagtttcatttcatttctaTTCCCGGCACTTATCTATAATCGTTTCTTTTTCGTTTTCACATATTAGCTACATATCACTCCCACTCATTCACACCCATTGAATCATTCATTCGCACTCATACGCTTTCCAGACATTCATTCACTTAGCATTAGGTTCTGTTACTCCGCTTCTTTAGTACAGATTAATATAGCACTTGTTTAACTTTTCGGGAGAATCCTTTTTTGCAAAGGACAAAACTatgtaaaaaaataaaataatttcaaaaaaataaaaataattataaaCATCTGGATATCATAAGGTTTAAATATTACAAATTAAAAACCTTTACGCATTAGAAAGTTCTTTATGTCGTGACTAGGCAAgttctgtttttgttgttgttgtctctGTTGAACCGATTATACTCGTAGAGTACAGTGTTCTCTGCAATGCGCCGACAGTGGCAGTTATCGAAAACTGTTTGCAGCCATCCTTTCGGCGGCATTCCTTCGGAGAGCCAGTTTTTTCTTGTGTGTTTAGTACATCGTAGAACAGTTTCCTTGTTTTTAGTACATTGattttgttgtgtgttttgTCTCTGTTTTAGTACGATGTTAAGAGTTCGTAATTTGTTGTTACTAttattgctgttgttgttgttgttatttcaTGTTGCATGAAGAACTGGGAGGAGAGCTCTACAGATGCTCGTCGCCATGGTAGCCATTGCGAAGGGGCTGTCGCTCCTGGGCGTGATCCGTGGGTCGGTTGCGATTGAAGAAGCCGCACTGTAATGGATAACGTTGGAGAATTACGTTAGTTAGGACTCGGATCAAGTCGATATGGCTTAAGCTTTTACATCTTCTATATTCCCCATCATGGATCATGGATCACTCACCTTGTAAAGCAGCCAGACGAGCAGCAGGAAGATTAGCGCACCCGCACACGCGGCCAACACCACCACCCAGAGGGGCACCACATCCGGCACCTGTTGCGGCTCCGGTTCCGCCTTGTAGAAGATCTCGTGCGACTTGATGATCTTGTCCTTTGGCTGGCCAATGAATGGCAGCTGGGTTACGTTGGCCACGGCCAGCGTGGACACATTGAGAGGTACGTTCGAGGCCAGCTTCTCCATGGTCTTGGCCACCATGCGGGCGCGAATGGCCACAAATGCGGCATCACCGTCCTCGGTGCCCAGGTTGGTCACCACACAGCGGATGGTGCGACAGCGGGCCGACTGGCAAGGCGAGTTCAGGTCGATCTGCTGGGGCtgctcctggtcctggtcGCTGTTGCGACGGAAGCGACGTTGCGAAGAGCTAGAGCTAGACGAGGACCACTGTCCTTGCCCGCCCTGGCCCTGACCCTGACTCTGACCAGGACCCTGCTGGAGTATATCCTCGTCGTAGTAGTCCCCATTCTCACGTCCATAGTAGGGCTTGCTGCCAGAGCTGTACGTCACATGATAGCCTCCTGGCGCAGCTCCAAACTGGCCCTGCCCTTGCCCCTGTCCGTACGACTGGGTGTGAAACTGTCCCTGACCCTGTCCCTGGAACTGGCTGTTCCTGTAGAGATCGTTGTCCACATTACTGCGTGGTATACTGCCCAGATCCAGGGTTCCTGCATGGAAATTGCCACTGCGTCCCCCATACATGGATTTGTCAGCAAAGTTGGCCCCACCGCCACCAGCCTGTGGTCCCGCCGACGTATACCCAGAGCTGCTGCTCACGATGGTGGATTGCTGGGGCAGGCCGGCCATCTGAATGTGTCCCTGAGTGCTGTGGCCTCGGAGCTGGGCACTGGGATTACCGGAGCCATAGCCCaagcccgagcccgagcccgagcccgagcccgagcccgacCTGGAGGAGGAGATGGTCGTGAAGGTGCTCTGATTGATGCGAGGCTCCTGTTGGTCGATGGTCACCGCTTGACTAGCACGATCCTGATGGACATACGATGCATCGCCGGGCACATCGAGGGCATCCTCACGCTCCAGTAACGCCACCTGCTTGGGGGTCAGACGATTCTTGGCCTCCGTCTGGCTGACGGTCACGGCCTGCCCGCCCTGGGAACCCTGAGAGATCTCCAGGTGACCCTCAGCTCTCTCAGCTCCGCCAGCAGCGGCACCAGTCGCCGCCTGGCTGCTGAACTGCACCGAATTGCTGATAGCGCCCTGGGCGTGCAGATATGACTTGTTCTTCAGCTTATCGTCCAGCTTCAGGTTGTGCTCGTTGACTTCGTACACCTTTTCGCATTGGATCTTGCCGCCCGTCTCCGGCTGGCTGAGCAGATACATCAGCGGATCCCCCACAATGGTCTCGTAGGGATAGTGGATGTAGACCTCGGCCTCCTCGATGATCGACGGACGATTGTTGCGTATCTCGTAGATGTGCACTACCTGCGGTCCGATATCCTCTTCGACGGTGGCATTCTGCAGCGACTTGTAGTCGTCGGCCTTGTACAGCTGATAGTCCGGCAGGGATGTGCCCTTAATATCCAAATCCGTGTCCACCCAAATGCCAACGCTCTTGCGGTAGATATTGTCGAAGTGGGAGCCCTCTTTCTCCACGTTTGTGGAGTTGGCCTCCCAGTAGAATTCGTAGCTGGAGGAGCTGCCGTACTTGTCCGCCGGCACTAGGCTGATCATGAAGTGGGCCTGGGCAGGGAGATCGAAACAGATCAGAATCGGTGCTAGTTACGGATCCAGAGGCCAGGGATCGTTTACTTACAATTTGTCCGGACTCCAGGGGATTGCCAATGTCGCACTTGAGCGTATGATTGTTTGCCGGCGTGGGTGCCGAGCAGGTAATGGGCGTGTCCTTCTTCTCTCCCAGCTGCTGTAGCTTACGGAACTCCAGGTCCCGGGGTGTGATCATATAGAAGGCTGCCTCGAAGGCATCCTCGTTGTTGTTCGAGATCAGGACTTCGACGGTGAGTGGTTCGGGCGAACCAAACAGATATTTATCCACGGTTCTGTAAGAGATTCGGTTAGGTCTGGGCTGTGGCACGACGGCTACTGTTCGACTTACTTGATTTCCAACTTGAGATCGGGCTCGCAGATGTTGTCGGGTCCACAGTTCTTCTGGATGTTGATGGCATCGCGCACGACGATCTCACGGTTCTGATCGATTACCGGCTCGAGGATGCCGCGCCTGCGTCGAACCACGGGCTCGAGGGGACGATTGCTGCGCAGATTGTAGCGGGCCTCGACCTCCAAGGGCGTAAGCTTGTCCTGGACCTTGTCCATTATGTAGACCGTTTCGTTGAGGCAGTAATTTTGGCCATAATTCAGACGGATCGTCTGGTTCCTGATGTTCTTGCCCTCATCCCGAAGGAAGAACATGCGGGGATTGCGCACCTTCTTGGCGTCCAGCAGCCAGGACACATCAAAGTCCAGCTGATCGGGCAAGTAGCGGCCGGTGAAGCTCCAGCAGGTGGTCAGCAGCATGCAGGGCACCCTCTTATGATCCCTCTGGAGCTGACAACTGCGATCATCGAGGCTGATCAGCTTCGAGGGACTGGCAAAGGTCGTCTCCGCATTGACAGCAGCCACGGGCCGGGACTTGAACAGGTACACCCGATCGGAGCTGTAGGCGCCCACAGCCAGATCCGGATAGGTGTTACCATCCATGTCCACGCCACCCGAGAGGGCAAAACCGAAGGTCCGCGGATAGGGGGCACCCTCCACCAGCTGCTCAGCGCGTATGATCTGCGAGGGTTTCGCCAGCGGACCCATCGACGATCCATGGTAGATATACACAACGCCCCTGCCCTCGGGTCCGTCATAGGGAGCGCCGACAGCAAAATCGCCATAGCCATCGCCATTCACATCAC
The Drosophila miranda strain MSH22 chromosome XL, D.miranda_PacBio2.1, whole genome shotgun sequence genome window above contains:
- the LOC108160771 gene encoding integrin alpha-PS2 isoform X1, with translation MTARRHHLSPGLALVLMLLVNEVHISIGYNIDLPSYVRYQQATNSMFGFSIALHKARNDYFANQNNVSLIVGAPKYDTSRFQPGVVEAGGVFKCSMKDDDCKLVPFDSKGNNRNTEGEIVDRKSYQWLGATVATGRDNDLVVACAPRYVFHTMTPSRAMRYDPVGTCFTSHNFEQFHELSPCRTNNWGYHRQGSCQAGFSAAVNKNGSRLFIGAPGSWYWQGQTYSIPPDAEFPFKPPYYQPFGTGGQASSHDVTKPENQVFSTVESTSVNDDSYLGYSMVTGDFDGDRSEDVAIGKPRGANLTGQVVVNRWNMANILNITGRQIGEYFGYALASSDVDGDGLDDLIIGAPMFTELDNVEGKYDVGRVYVLIQGGHTAAQFFTTEHIRDGFQTKGRFGLALTTLGDVNGDGYGDFAVGAPYDGPEGRGVVYIYHGSSMGPLAKPSQIIRAEQLVEGAPYPRTFGFALSGGVDMDGNTYPDLAVGAYSSDRVYLFKSRPVAAVNAETTFASPSKLISLDDRSCQLQRDHKRVPCMLLTTCWSFTGRYLPDQLDFDVSWLLDAKKVRNPRMFFLRDEGKNIRNQTIRLNYGQNYCLNETVYIMDKVQDKLTPLEVEARYNLRSNRPLEPVVRRRRGILEPVIDQNREIVVRDAINIQKNCGPDNICEPDLKLEIKTVDKYLFGSPEPLTVEVLISNNNEDAFEAAFYMITPRDLEFRKLQQLGEKKDTPITCSAPTPANNHTLKCDIGNPLESGQIAHFMISLVPADKYGSSSSYEFYWEANSTNVEKEGSHFDNIYRKSVGIWVDTDLDIKGTSLPDYQLYKADDYKSLQNATVEEDIGPQVVHIYEIRNNRPSIIEEAEVYIHYPYETIVGDPLMYLLSQPETGGKIQCEKVYEVNEHNLKLDDKLKNKSYLHAQGAISNSVQFSSQAATGAAAGGAERAEGHLEISQGSQGGQAVTVSQTEAKNRLTPKQVALLEREDALDVPGDASYVHQDRASQAVTIDQQEPRINQSTFTTISSSRSGSGSGSGSGSGLGYGSGNPSAQLRGHSTQGHIQMAGLPQQSTIVSSSSGYTSAGPQAGGGGANFADKSMYGGRSGNFHAGTLDLGSIPRSNVDNDLYRNSQFQGQGQGQFHTQSYGQGQGQGQFGAAPGGYHVTYSSGSKPYYGRENGDYYDEDILQQGPGQSQGQGQGGQGQWSSSSSSSSQRRFRRNSDQDQEQPQQIDLNSPCQSARCRTIRCVVTNLGTEDGDAAFVAIRARMVAKTMEKLASNVPLNVSTLAVANVTQLPFIGQPKDKIIKSHEIFYKAEPEPQQVPDVVPLWVVVLAACAGALIFLLLVWLLYKCGFFNRNRPTDHAQERQPLRNGYHGDEHL
- the LOC108160771 gene encoding integrin alpha-PS2 isoform X2, producing the protein MTARRHHLSPGLALVLMLLVNEVHISIGYNIDLPSYVRYQQATNSMFGFSIALHKARNDYFANQNNVSLIVGAPKYDTSRFQPGVVEAGGVFKCSMKDDDCKLVPFDSKGNNRNTEGEIVDRKSYQWLGATVATGRDNDLVVACAPRYVFHTMTPSRAMRYDPVGTCFTSHNFEQFHELSPCRTNNWGYHRQGSCQAGFSAAVNKNGSRLFIGAPGSWYWQGQASSHDVTKPENQVFSTVESTSVNDDSYLGYSMVTGDFDGDRSEDVAIGKPRGANLTGQVVVNRWNMANILNITGRQIGEYFGYALASSDVDGDGLDDLIIGAPMFTELDNVEGKYDVGRVYVLIQGGHTAAQFFTTEHIRDGFQTKGRFGLALTTLGDVNGDGYGDFAVGAPYDGPEGRGVVYIYHGSSMGPLAKPSQIIRAEQLVEGAPYPRTFGFALSGGVDMDGNTYPDLAVGAYSSDRVYLFKSRPVAAVNAETTFASPSKLISLDDRSCQLQRDHKRVPCMLLTTCWSFTGRYLPDQLDFDVSWLLDAKKVRNPRMFFLRDEGKNIRNQTIRLNYGQNYCLNETVYIMDKVQDKLTPLEVEARYNLRSNRPLEPVVRRRRGILEPVIDQNREIVVRDAINIQKNCGPDNICEPDLKLEIKTVDKYLFGSPEPLTVEVLISNNNEDAFEAAFYMITPRDLEFRKLQQLGEKKDTPITCSAPTPANNHTLKCDIGNPLESGQIAHFMISLVPADKYGSSSSYEFYWEANSTNVEKEGSHFDNIYRKSVGIWVDTDLDIKGTSLPDYQLYKADDYKSLQNATVEEDIGPQVVHIYEIRNNRPSIIEEAEVYIHYPYETIVGDPLMYLLSQPETGGKIQCEKVYEVNEHNLKLDDKLKNKSYLHAQGAISNSVQFSSQAATGAAAGGAERAEGHLEISQGSQGGQAVTVSQTEAKNRLTPKQVALLEREDALDVPGDASYVHQDRASQAVTIDQQEPRINQSTFTTISSSRSGSGSGSGSGSGLGYGSGNPSAQLRGHSTQGHIQMAGLPQQSTIVSSSSGYTSAGPQAGGGGANFADKSMYGGRSGNFHAGTLDLGSIPRSNVDNDLYRNSQFQGQGQGQFHTQSYGQGQGQGQFGAAPGGYHVTYSSGSKPYYGRENGDYYDEDILQQGPGQSQGQGQGGQGQWSSSSSSSSQRRFRRNSDQDQEQPQQIDLNSPCQSARCRTIRCVVTNLGTEDGDAAFVAIRARMVAKTMEKLASNVPLNVSTLAVANVTQLPFIGQPKDKIIKSHEIFYKAEPEPQQVPDVVPLWVVVLAACAGALIFLLLVWLLYKCGFFNRNRPTDHAQERQPLRNGYHGDEHL